ATTCAATGCATCGATATACTTCGTCCGTTAACCATAGGAATATTGTTACTTGGTTGGTTGACCATTGGTCTTGATCCTTCTTATTCCATCCCAAGGGATCCGTATGTTCAGGTGCTTCCACAGATAACCTTGTTTCCATGAAACCGAACACATACTGTGTCATTTTCATTCCTTCCGGGAAATCTAGATTCCGTATGAGATGCAGACAGCCACTTACCGCATTAACAAATACAGCGCTGCCATAATCTATTAACCAGTATCTTAGACATCTGGATAGCAGAAATTTAGAATCAAGAGAAATTGATGCCTCGTTATCACGCTCTTGTCTAACAAAATCATgcttcaatatcaaattcacCAAAGTCTGGAAAATTAATCGGGGGTCGTTTGGAATCAATTGCATGTCTTTGGTGATGTTTTTTCCACTCTCGTTATGGCCAGAGAAACCGTGTTTCACTTTGTCCTTCAACTCTGATAAGTGTTTCAGTTGGTGGTCTTTCCAATCGCTGTATTGATCCATAGTACCGAAATCGATGGGTTTTAGTTCCGCCTCGTCTTTCATAATGGCTTGCTCGTATTGTGATAATTCATGTAGATATAGATCGTTCTTCACCGAAAGAGAAAGTCTGATAACGTCCCTTTGCAATTTCAACTCATCTACACCGAAAATCGTAGTCAATATCTTGGAATGAGTTATTTCACTCAACCTAAATGTCGGTTGTAAAGTATCATCAACAAGCTTAGATTCCTCATCCTTTGAAGTCATAACATTACCATTGATTGGTGAAGGACTCCTCTTATTATTATCTCCCTGTTTCAACGAATTCTTATATGCATTGAGCCGTTTCACATAGGTGGGGCCCATCTTAGTGTCTCTTGACAAATCTATTAGAATATTGATGAAACGACTCATTTGAACAAACAAGTCTGACTTCGGATCCTTTGTTTCCAACTTCGTTAACTCTTTGTTGGCGCTTTTGacgaaaagaataataagATCTTCAGGCTTTGTCATCGTTCCCAAAGTCTGTTTGAATTGCGAATCCAAGAACACATCGTTATAAAACTTTAATAGACTTCTTCTCAACATAGAATCGCTGATAATGTCCTGATTCATGGCTATCCGTGTAAGTTTTTGTTCTAATGCTTGTAAAACCTGTTTCATAGATTCTTTATTGTATGAGGAGCCTCCAATGCTGCTTCGGTTGTTATCGTCTTCgtcctcatcatcactgGGATCATGAGAAAACCACGTTGATAATCTATTACTACCATTGTCATGGCTCGCACCCTTCACTCGTAGCCTTTGAGAATTCACATTGGAACCTACCCGTTTCCACTTCCTTCTGAACCTGGGCTCATTAATGTACGCAAATAAAACTACCTTTAATACGTTGGAGTATACCAGATCAAGGTCATCGCATAAAGAATAACCAGTGTCCAAGGGAACAAAGTCAAACGTTTCTCCCAGTGAAGGGGTAGAAAACGAAGAATCTGTGGATAATATCCTAAACTGGTTCATGGATACCTTCGCCTACCGAAACTGTCCGCTATTTTGGTCGGTTTGTGTCTTTTAAGGTTCGTTCTTATGTAtttgttttgtttattAGAGATCCAAGTTTCATAAAGGCGGActcttcaagaatttaGATACAGATCGATGGTACATAATTAGATGCCAAGACATAAAAGTTAGAGGATAAAGACGAGTAAAATAAGCGTGGTGTCGATAATGATACAATAAGATATGGCGGGAGCTATTTAgcattatatatatattgttAATGTCAAGGCTCTAAGTCGCTATGCTGTTCAGTGATTTCGTctttttctgattttgcAAGGTTGAATAAATGCTTCGAGAGTATTTTATTCAACGTGAACATGGTCATCTTCTCACCAAAAATGGGTTTCATGGCATCATCACATATGATTTCCCTTCGGTCCTCCGGGTTCTGAAGGTCATGCTCCTTAATGTAGTCCCAAACAGATTTAACGACTTGTGTTCTGGGCATCTCTTCCACTTTTAAGAATTCTTGTAATTCGGGACTCAATCCTACTTTCTTCAAGTGTATGCTGTTCGGATTATCGTTAGCCACCTTCcgcttcttcttctttttaggtttcttctcttttttcccACTCCGATGGCGTTTTAACATGGCAACTTCGTCGTCATGCAGCTTCACTGCAAGCTTTGAATCCAAATCCACCAGTTCTTCATGTTTTAGGGTTTTACTTTGTAAATCTTGTAATCGATTGAACCGTGATATGATcagttctttcaaatcatgCTTGTGAGAATTCAAATCTACCGAAAATAACTCCTGTAACGCTTTCCGTATTCTCTTGGCACTTACTTCCTCTGGGTTTGACACGCTTAAGATGGCCTGGTATGGATATTCACATCAATGTGATAGTTTGAAGTAGTTAGTATCTTGCTCGAAAACGATTCGCTtgataaaaaagaaagggGGAAACGTACATCTATCATAGGAACATATCTCTTGAGATCACTCATTTCCGATCCTGGTGATCTGCCGGCACCCTGTGCAAATAATATTCCCATTCATTCTCTCATTCTTTGAGGCTCTGACTTTGTTTAAAGtataatgttgaaattttgtATACGCAAAAATACCGGCTGTAG
The genomic region above belongs to Kluyveromyces lactis strain NRRL Y-1140 chromosome B complete sequence and contains:
- a CDS encoding SWIB/MDM2 domain-containing protein (similar to uniprot|Q05024 Saccharomyces cerevisiae YMR233W Interacts with Top1p in 2-hybrid assay), which gives rise to MLKRHRSGKKEKKPKKKKKRKVANDNPNSIHLKKVGLSPELQEFLKVEEMPRTQVVKSVWDYIKEHDLQNPEDRREIICDDAMKPIFGEKMTMFTLNKILSKHLFNLAKSEKDEITEQHSDLEP